From one Astatotilapia calliptera chromosome 10, fAstCal1.2, whole genome shotgun sequence genomic stretch:
- the dlat gene encoding dihydrolipoyllysine-residue acetyltransferase component of pyruvate dehydrogenase complex, mitochondrial, producing the protein MLRLILRLRPSSGLRCPRALPAGPAALSSRSAPGTSCLRRLHYGAGSRAASLDSGFSYRATLLRSPQLASGCQCKRFYSLPPHQKVELPALSPTMQTGTIARWEKKEGEKISEGDLIAEVETDKATVGFEMLEECYLAKILVPEGTRDVNVGAVICITVDNPDLVSAFKDVTLDSIKAAGATPSPTASAPPPPPAAAAAAQPAAPGSSYPAHLKIALPALSPTMTMGTVQRWEKKVGEKLSEGDLLAEIETDKATIGFEVQEEGYLAKILVAEGTRDVPLGAPLCIIVEKESDIAAFKDYVETGVVEVSTPPPAPVAAPAAASPSPAPPAAAAAPAALRKGRVFISPLAKKLAAEKGINLAQVSGSGPDGRITRKDIENFVPPKAAPAAPAAPAFAPAPAAPTGTFTDIPISNIRKVIAQRLMQSKQTIPHYYLSVDVNMDQVLELRKELNAEVKAQNIKLSVNDFIIKASALACLKVPECNSSWLDTVIRQNHVVDVSVAVSTASGLITPIVFNAHIKGLTSISSDVTALAGKARDGKLQPHEFQGGTFTISNLGMFGIKNFSAIINPPQACILAVGGSEKRLMPADNEKGFDVANMMSVTLSCDHRVVDGAVGAQWLAEFRKFLEKPVTMLL; encoded by the exons ATGCTTCGTCTGATCCTGCGGCTCAGGCCGTCCTCCGGGCTCCGGTGTCCCCGTGCCCTCCCGGCCGGGCCTGCTGCGCTCAGCTCCCGCTCTGCTCCCGGAACCAGCTGTCTGAGACGGCTTCATTATGGAGCGGGGTCCCGAGCCGCCTCTCTGGACTCCGGCTTCAGCTACAGAGCGACTCTTCTGCGGTCTCCCCAGCTAGCAAGTGGATGTCAGTGCAAGCGCTTCTACAGCCTGCCGCCACACCAGAAG GTGGAGCTTCCTGCACTGTCGCCCACCATGCAGACAGGAACGATCGCTCGCTGGGAGAAGAAGGAGGGGGAGAAAATCAGCGAGGGTGACCTCATAGCTGAG GTAGAGACGGACAAGGCCACTGTGGGATTTGAGATGCTGGAGGAATGCTATCTGGCAAAGATCCTGGTTCCTGAAGGAACCAGAGATGTCAACGTTGGAGCCGTGATTTGCATCACAGTTGACAA CCCTGACTTGGTCTCAGCCTTTAAGGATGTAACACTAGATTCGATCAAAGCAGCCGGTGCCACTCCTTCACCTACTGCCTCTGCTCCGCCTCCGCCACCCGCTGCTGCAGCGGCAGCTCAACCTGCAGCCCCTGGAAGCTCTTATCCCGCACACTTGAAG ATCGCACTTCCTGCTCTTTCTCCAACCATGACGATGGGAACAGTGCAGCGCTGGGAGAAGAAGGTCGGAGAGAAGCTGAGCGAAGGAGATCTCTTAGCTGAGATCGAAACTGACAAGGCGACCATTG GCTTTGAAGTGCAAGAGGAAGGGTATTTGGCAAAAATTCTGGTGGCGGAGGGAACCCGTGATGTTCCTCTGGGCGCGCCGCTCTGCATCATTGTAGAGAAGGAAAGCGACATTGCCGCTTTCAAGGATTACGTTGAAACTGGGGTGGTTGAGGTTTCCACACCACCTCCAGCACCG GTCGCAGCTCCAGCTGCTGCATCACCCAGTCCtgctccaccagcagcagctgctgccccTGCTGCACTCAGGAAGGGTCGTGTGTTCATCAGCCCGCTTGCCAAGAAACTCGCTGCCGAGAAAGGAATTAACCTGGCTCAAGTCAGCG GGTCTGGCCCTGATGGACGCATCACCAGGAAGGATATTGAGAACTTTGTTCCACCAAAAGCCGCACCT GCTGCTCCAGCTGCTCCTGCATTTGCACCAGCCCCTGCTGCACCAACTGGCACCTTCACAGACATCCCTATCAGCAACATCCGCAAG GTCATTGCTCAGAGGTTGATGCAGTCCAAACAAACCATCCCCCACTATTATTTGTCTGTagatgtcaacatggaccaagtGCTTGAGCTTAGAAAAGAACTCAACGCT gaggtgAAAGCCCAGAATATCAAACTTAGTGTGAATGATTTCATCATCAAAGCTAGTGCTCTGGCCTGCCTGAAGGTTCCTGAATGCAACTCGTCCTGGTTGGACACAGTCATTCGTCA GAATCACGTGGTGGATGTGAGTGTGGCCGTGAGCACAGCCAGTGGCCTCATCACGCCCATAGTGTTTAACGCCCACATCAAAGGACTGACCTCCATCAGCTCAGATGTGACGGCTCTCGCTGGCAAAGCAAGAGACGGCAAACTGCAGCCTCACGAGTTCCAG GGCGGTACATTCACGATCTCTAACTTAGGCATGTTTGGCATCAAGAACTTCTCGGCGATAATCAACCCTCCTCAGGCTTGCATCCTCGCTGTCGGTGGCTCAGAGAAACGCCTCATGCCTGCTGACAACGAAAAAGG GTTTGACGTAGCCAACATGATGTCGGTGACGCTGAGCTGTGACCACCGGGTGGTGGACGGCGCGGTCGGTGCACAGTGGCTCGCAGAATTCCGCAAGTTCCTGGAGAAACCCGTCACCATGCTGTTGTGA
- the LOC113030294 gene encoding dixin-like isoform X3 has protein sequence MIASLSRGSLMDEVLHGGFNEQQLAAYVSWVNSQLKRKPGLKLIADLRHDLQDGVVLTQLIEIVAGEVLEGVYAAPQNKEESRKNVEEVLRFISSRHIRMPHISARDIVDGNLKSVMRVILALAAHFKPTANHRNASGSGRRLTRGHASHNPLSTVALAQGAAATLASARHDASLPTHTARLHSGCGLDGEKSVCVRALVEQYERGAPDEQDNPQHSSSVSPLSSPRAPPSSHSDRQEQDQEQQQSSAESSQVAVEMAWGDSLNDTLEKEVQETRKMVSALQALLLRGSLPEDEQDASLTLEQGNTSEQQLVVIRSRLDQSMEEAQELKRELLCCKQEVRSLQGVKDAQQQRLCTQEALILQMKQELLRASMTKDELDSKNAELQWKLEECNRLWAECKKEVAQKDRLLQQLKHKLEESQDMQNELQRELEHKNSMLQELMSRDPQEIPTSAENNGCSYPGNPAPSVSGQAEEVQLLRDALRSLRNNFRDHDPQHHTLDTLEQGIVSLIDRLHVLHTQRGRGKSPRCKAQHGDLDSSSSTNNCQSHSGSSSSTKILYFTGKSPTPSMITIPKRLGEVTLKDVKAAVDREGNYRYHFKALDPEFGTVKEEVFLDEAIVPGWEGKIVAWLEEDCGEERPL, from the exons ATGATCGCCTCACTCTCGAGAGGAAGTTTGATGGATGAGGTTCTTCACGGAGGCTTCAACGAG cagcagctggcagCATATGTTTCCTGGGTGAACTCTCAGCTGAAGAGGAAACCAGGCTTGAAGCTCATCGCAGACCTCAGGCATGATCTGCAGGATGGGGTTGTGCTCACACAGCTAATCGAGATAGTTG CTGGGGAGGTGCTGGAGGGAGTGTATGCTGCTCCACAAAACAAAGAGGAGAGCAGGAAGAATGTGGAGGAAGTCTTGCGCTTCATTTCCTCCAGGCACATACGCATGCCTCACATATCCGCAAGAG acatTGTCGATGGTAATCTGAAATCCGTAATGAGGGTAATTCTGGCATTGGCGGCCCATTTCAAAccaacagccaatcacaggaaTGCTTCTGGGAGCGGGAGGAGGTTGACGAGAGGCCATGCCAGTCACAACCCTCTGTCTACTGTTGCTCTAGCTCAGGGTGCCGCTGCTACTCTGGCATCAGCTCGACACGATGCCTCACTGCCCACACATACCGCACGCCTCCACAG TGGCTGTGGATTGGATGGggagaagagtgtgtgtgtccgtgcacTGGTTGAACAGTATGAAAGAGGAGCCCCAGATGAACAGGATAACCCTCAGCATAGCAG CTCTGTTAGTCCGCTGTCATCACCAAGAGCTCCACCGAGCAGCCACTCAGACAGGCAGGAGCAAGACCAGGAGCAACAGCAAAGCAGTG CCGAGTCATCTCAAGTTGCAGTGGAGATGGCATGGGGGGACTCTCTCAATGATACTTTGGAGAAAGAGGTGCAGGAGACACGAAAAATGGTGTCTGCATTACAG GCTCTGCTGCTGCGTGGTTCGCTGCCCGAGGACGAGCAGGATGCGTCTTTGACTTTGGAACAAGGGAACACGTCTGAACAGCAGCTG GTAGTCATTCGCAGTCGTTTAGATCAGAGTATGGAGGAAGCTCAAGAGCTGAAG AGGGAACTGTTGTGCTGTAAGCAGGAAGTGAGGAGCCTGCAGGGAGTCAAG GACGCCCAGCAGCAGAGACTGTGCACTCAGGAGGCGCTGATACTGCAGATGAAGCAAGAGCTGCTCAGAGCCAGCATGACGAAGGATGAACTCGACAGCAAAAAT GCAGAGCTACAGTGGAAGCTGGAGGAATGCAACAGGCTGTGGGCTGAATGCAAG AAGGAGGTCGCTCAGAAGGACAGACTTCTACAGCAACTCAAACACAAGCTCGAAGAAAGCCAGGACATGCAG AATGAACTACAAAGAGAGTTGGAGCATAAAAACAGCATGCTGCAGGAGCTGATGAGCAGAGATCCACAAGAG aTTCCCACCAGTGCAGAAAATAATGGCTGTTCTTACCCTGGAAATCCTGCTCCTTCTGTGTCTGgc CAGGCAGAAGAAGTTCAGCTGCTCAGAGATGCACTTCGGAGTTTGAGGAACAACTTCAGAGACCACGACCCGCAGCATCATACACTGGACACCCTGGAGCAGGGCATTGTATCACTCATTGACAGGCTGCATGTTCTGCACACGCAGAGG GGAAGGGGGAAATCTCCGAGATGCAAAGCCCAACACGGAGATTTGGACTCGTCGTCTTCCACAA ACAATTGTCAGTCCCACAGTGGTTCATCTTCCTCCACAAAAATCCTTTATTTTACTGGAAAATCCCCAACGCCTTCAATGATCACTATACCGAagag GCTGGGTGAGGTGACTCTCAAGGACGTTAAGGCAGCTGTTGATCGAGAGGGAAACTACAGGTATCACTTTAAAGCCCTGGACCCAGAGTTTGGCACTGTGAAAGAAGAG GTATTCCTGGATGAAGCAATTGTTCCAGGTTGGGAAGGAAAAATAGTGGCCTGGTTAGAAGAGGATTGTGGTGAGGAAAG GCCGCTGTAG
- the LOC113030294 gene encoding dixin-like isoform X2: MIASLSRGSLMDEVLHGGFNEQQLAAYVSWVNSQLKRKPGLKLIADLRHDLQDGVVLTQLIEIVAGEVLEGVYAAPQNKEESRKNVEEVLRFISSRHIRMPHISARDIVDGNLKSVMRVILALAAHFKPTANHRNASGSGRRLTRGHASHNPLSTVALAQGAAATLASARHDASLPTHTARLHSGCGLDGEKSVCVRALVEQYERGAPDEQDNPQHSSLSSVSPLSSPRAPPSSHSDRQEQDQEQQQSSAESSQVAVEMAWGDSLNDTLEKEVQETRKMVSALQALLLRGSLPEDEQDASLTLEQGNTSEQQLVVIRSRLDQSMEEAQELKRELLCCKQEVRSLQGVKDAQQQRLCTQEALILQMKQELLRASMTKDELDSKNAELQWKLEECNRLWAECKKEVAQKDRLLQQLKHKLEESQDMQNELQRELEHKNSMLQELMSRDPQEIPTSAENNGCSYPGNPAPSVSGAEEVQLLRDALRSLRNNFRDHDPQHHTLDTLEQGIVSLIDRLHVLHTQRGRGKSPRCKAQHGDLDSSSSTNNCQSHSGSSSSTKILYFTGKSPTPSMITIPKRLGEVTLKDVKAAVDREGNYRYHFKALDPEFGTVKEEVFLDEAIVPGWEGKIVAWLEEDCGEERPL, from the exons ATGATCGCCTCACTCTCGAGAGGAAGTTTGATGGATGAGGTTCTTCACGGAGGCTTCAACGAG cagcagctggcagCATATGTTTCCTGGGTGAACTCTCAGCTGAAGAGGAAACCAGGCTTGAAGCTCATCGCAGACCTCAGGCATGATCTGCAGGATGGGGTTGTGCTCACACAGCTAATCGAGATAGTTG CTGGGGAGGTGCTGGAGGGAGTGTATGCTGCTCCACAAAACAAAGAGGAGAGCAGGAAGAATGTGGAGGAAGTCTTGCGCTTCATTTCCTCCAGGCACATACGCATGCCTCACATATCCGCAAGAG acatTGTCGATGGTAATCTGAAATCCGTAATGAGGGTAATTCTGGCATTGGCGGCCCATTTCAAAccaacagccaatcacaggaaTGCTTCTGGGAGCGGGAGGAGGTTGACGAGAGGCCATGCCAGTCACAACCCTCTGTCTACTGTTGCTCTAGCTCAGGGTGCCGCTGCTACTCTGGCATCAGCTCGACACGATGCCTCACTGCCCACACATACCGCACGCCTCCACAG TGGCTGTGGATTGGATGGggagaagagtgtgtgtgtccgtgcacTGGTTGAACAGTATGAAAGAGGAGCCCCAGATGAACAGGATAACCCTCAGCATAGCAG CCTCAGCTCTGTTAGTCCGCTGTCATCACCAAGAGCTCCACCGAGCAGCCACTCAGACAGGCAGGAGCAAGACCAGGAGCAACAGCAAAGCAGTG CCGAGTCATCTCAAGTTGCAGTGGAGATGGCATGGGGGGACTCTCTCAATGATACTTTGGAGAAAGAGGTGCAGGAGACACGAAAAATGGTGTCTGCATTACAG GCTCTGCTGCTGCGTGGTTCGCTGCCCGAGGACGAGCAGGATGCGTCTTTGACTTTGGAACAAGGGAACACGTCTGAACAGCAGCTG GTAGTCATTCGCAGTCGTTTAGATCAGAGTATGGAGGAAGCTCAAGAGCTGAAG AGGGAACTGTTGTGCTGTAAGCAGGAAGTGAGGAGCCTGCAGGGAGTCAAG GACGCCCAGCAGCAGAGACTGTGCACTCAGGAGGCGCTGATACTGCAGATGAAGCAAGAGCTGCTCAGAGCCAGCATGACGAAGGATGAACTCGACAGCAAAAAT GCAGAGCTACAGTGGAAGCTGGAGGAATGCAACAGGCTGTGGGCTGAATGCAAG AAGGAGGTCGCTCAGAAGGACAGACTTCTACAGCAACTCAAACACAAGCTCGAAGAAAGCCAGGACATGCAG AATGAACTACAAAGAGAGTTGGAGCATAAAAACAGCATGCTGCAGGAGCTGATGAGCAGAGATCCACAAGAG aTTCCCACCAGTGCAGAAAATAATGGCTGTTCTTACCCTGGAAATCCTGCTCCTTCTGTGTCTGgc GCAGAAGAAGTTCAGCTGCTCAGAGATGCACTTCGGAGTTTGAGGAACAACTTCAGAGACCACGACCCGCAGCATCATACACTGGACACCCTGGAGCAGGGCATTGTATCACTCATTGACAGGCTGCATGTTCTGCACACGCAGAGG GGAAGGGGGAAATCTCCGAGATGCAAAGCCCAACACGGAGATTTGGACTCGTCGTCTTCCACAA ACAATTGTCAGTCCCACAGTGGTTCATCTTCCTCCACAAAAATCCTTTATTTTACTGGAAAATCCCCAACGCCTTCAATGATCACTATACCGAagag GCTGGGTGAGGTGACTCTCAAGGACGTTAAGGCAGCTGTTGATCGAGAGGGAAACTACAGGTATCACTTTAAAGCCCTGGACCCAGAGTTTGGCACTGTGAAAGAAGAG GTATTCCTGGATGAAGCAATTGTTCCAGGTTGGGAAGGAAAAATAGTGGCCTGGTTAGAAGAGGATTGTGGTGAGGAAAG GCCGCTGTAG
- the LOC113030294 gene encoding dixin-like isoform X1, whose product MIASLSRGSLMDEVLHGGFNEQQLAAYVSWVNSQLKRKPGLKLIADLRHDLQDGVVLTQLIEIVAGEVLEGVYAAPQNKEESRKNVEEVLRFISSRHIRMPHISARDIVDGNLKSVMRVILALAAHFKPTANHRNASGSGRRLTRGHASHNPLSTVALAQGAAATLASARHDASLPTHTARLHSGCGLDGEKSVCVRALVEQYERGAPDEQDNPQHSSLSSVSPLSSPRAPPSSHSDRQEQDQEQQQSSAESSQVAVEMAWGDSLNDTLEKEVQETRKMVSALQALLLRGSLPEDEQDASLTLEQGNTSEQQLVVIRSRLDQSMEEAQELKRELLCCKQEVRSLQGVKDAQQQRLCTQEALILQMKQELLRASMTKDELDSKNAELQWKLEECNRLWAECKKEVAQKDRLLQQLKHKLEESQDMQNELQRELEHKNSMLQELMSRDPQEIPTSAENNGCSYPGNPAPSVSGQAEEVQLLRDALRSLRNNFRDHDPQHHTLDTLEQGIVSLIDRLHVLHTQRGRGKSPRCKAQHGDLDSSSSTNNCQSHSGSSSSTKILYFTGKSPTPSMITIPKRLGEVTLKDVKAAVDREGNYRYHFKALDPEFGTVKEEVFLDEAIVPGWEGKIVAWLEEDCGEERPL is encoded by the exons ATGATCGCCTCACTCTCGAGAGGAAGTTTGATGGATGAGGTTCTTCACGGAGGCTTCAACGAG cagcagctggcagCATATGTTTCCTGGGTGAACTCTCAGCTGAAGAGGAAACCAGGCTTGAAGCTCATCGCAGACCTCAGGCATGATCTGCAGGATGGGGTTGTGCTCACACAGCTAATCGAGATAGTTG CTGGGGAGGTGCTGGAGGGAGTGTATGCTGCTCCACAAAACAAAGAGGAGAGCAGGAAGAATGTGGAGGAAGTCTTGCGCTTCATTTCCTCCAGGCACATACGCATGCCTCACATATCCGCAAGAG acatTGTCGATGGTAATCTGAAATCCGTAATGAGGGTAATTCTGGCATTGGCGGCCCATTTCAAAccaacagccaatcacaggaaTGCTTCTGGGAGCGGGAGGAGGTTGACGAGAGGCCATGCCAGTCACAACCCTCTGTCTACTGTTGCTCTAGCTCAGGGTGCCGCTGCTACTCTGGCATCAGCTCGACACGATGCCTCACTGCCCACACATACCGCACGCCTCCACAG TGGCTGTGGATTGGATGGggagaagagtgtgtgtgtccgtgcacTGGTTGAACAGTATGAAAGAGGAGCCCCAGATGAACAGGATAACCCTCAGCATAGCAG CCTCAGCTCTGTTAGTCCGCTGTCATCACCAAGAGCTCCACCGAGCAGCCACTCAGACAGGCAGGAGCAAGACCAGGAGCAACAGCAAAGCAGTG CCGAGTCATCTCAAGTTGCAGTGGAGATGGCATGGGGGGACTCTCTCAATGATACTTTGGAGAAAGAGGTGCAGGAGACACGAAAAATGGTGTCTGCATTACAG GCTCTGCTGCTGCGTGGTTCGCTGCCCGAGGACGAGCAGGATGCGTCTTTGACTTTGGAACAAGGGAACACGTCTGAACAGCAGCTG GTAGTCATTCGCAGTCGTTTAGATCAGAGTATGGAGGAAGCTCAAGAGCTGAAG AGGGAACTGTTGTGCTGTAAGCAGGAAGTGAGGAGCCTGCAGGGAGTCAAG GACGCCCAGCAGCAGAGACTGTGCACTCAGGAGGCGCTGATACTGCAGATGAAGCAAGAGCTGCTCAGAGCCAGCATGACGAAGGATGAACTCGACAGCAAAAAT GCAGAGCTACAGTGGAAGCTGGAGGAATGCAACAGGCTGTGGGCTGAATGCAAG AAGGAGGTCGCTCAGAAGGACAGACTTCTACAGCAACTCAAACACAAGCTCGAAGAAAGCCAGGACATGCAG AATGAACTACAAAGAGAGTTGGAGCATAAAAACAGCATGCTGCAGGAGCTGATGAGCAGAGATCCACAAGAG aTTCCCACCAGTGCAGAAAATAATGGCTGTTCTTACCCTGGAAATCCTGCTCCTTCTGTGTCTGgc CAGGCAGAAGAAGTTCAGCTGCTCAGAGATGCACTTCGGAGTTTGAGGAACAACTTCAGAGACCACGACCCGCAGCATCATACACTGGACACCCTGGAGCAGGGCATTGTATCACTCATTGACAGGCTGCATGTTCTGCACACGCAGAGG GGAAGGGGGAAATCTCCGAGATGCAAAGCCCAACACGGAGATTTGGACTCGTCGTCTTCCACAA ACAATTGTCAGTCCCACAGTGGTTCATCTTCCTCCACAAAAATCCTTTATTTTACTGGAAAATCCCCAACGCCTTCAATGATCACTATACCGAagag GCTGGGTGAGGTGACTCTCAAGGACGTTAAGGCAGCTGTTGATCGAGAGGGAAACTACAGGTATCACTTTAAAGCCCTGGACCCAGAGTTTGGCACTGTGAAAGAAGAG GTATTCCTGGATGAAGCAATTGTTCCAGGTTGGGAAGGAAAAATAGTGGCCTGGTTAGAAGAGGATTGTGGTGAGGAAAG GCCGCTGTAG